The genomic region GTTCATCAGTACGGCGTGAAGTTCGCGTTTTATTTAGAACCAACAGACGGGAATACAGGAGCGTTGCGTGTAATTCCTAGCGCCCATCGACTCCCTAACGATGACAAGTTCGCCGATGGTGTCCGGTCGCTGCCGCTAGAGCAAGTACCGTGTACTGCACTCGCTTCTGAGCCGGGAGACGTGGTCGCGTTTGACCTTCGCATGTGGCACGCCTCGTATGGTGGAAGCAATGACCGCCGTATGTGCACAGTCGTCTATTATGCAAATCCCAAGAACCCCGATGAAATTGAAGCGCTCCGTAGACAAGGCGAAGGTAACGCCCAAGCCGGGGTCAAGGCATTCAATCCCAAACGGCAGTATTTATACTCAAAACGATGGATGTCCAATCCGCAGGGCAGCTTAACCCGTCAATTTTGGATTGACCGTCTGACAGAAGTCGGCTATTTTGATGCGCCGGGTTCGGTGGAAGCATGATGAGCACCCACTTCGTAAAGCATGATAACATCATATTAATCAATGGTGCTAGTTTGCAGGTGTTGATAACGTGAAACCTGATGCGTGAAACGTAAAAATCATGGGTTCAGCAGTTCATTTAGCCCCAGCGACATGTCTATAGTATACGGATAAACAAATACCCTAAAGCCCCAGCGGGGCGACATGTGTATCTGAAGGGTAGAACATAAGAAGAATGAATCAACCAACCGACTAATAAACCAATGAACCCTTGAACAATGTGGAAAAGACTTTCTCACTAAACTAGCACCAAAGGTTATTACCGATCTTGATTGTAATACCATATCCTAAATTCTGAGGAGGCAACATGAATAACGTCTCTCATCCATTGCGCGTTGGTGTCATCGGCTGCGGATCCTTTGGACGCCACGCATACTCAGACAATGTGGTCAATCATCCCGATGCCAATCTAATTGCAGTGTGTGATATCGATGAAGAACGCGCCGAAACAGTCGCCCGCGAGCTGTTTGACGCTCACCCACAGCGACCACGTGCAGCAGCTTACACAGATTATCAAGAAATGTTCGATCAAGAATCTCTTGATGTCGTCATGGTTGGCACAATGGCAGATGTCCGCCCGACCGTGACGATTGCCGCACTCAGCAGCGGCGCCCATGTGCTAGCAGCCAAGCCGATGGCACCCTCACTCGCCGACGCAGAAGCGATGCTTCAAGCAGCGGAGCAGGGGGGCCGAATGCTGATGGTCGGTTATAATTTTCGTTTCCGTAAGGATGCACAGGCAGCGCACAACTTTATCCGCAGTGGAGGATTGGGAACACCCCGTTTCGCGCGTACTTGGATACATTGGGGACCACACTACATCAAGTCCCGGTCCGGGGGTGGCTCACTCGCCAGCACCGGTGTACATACACTGGATCTGGGGGTTTGGTTCCTCGGTTGTCCCACCCTCCTCTCCGTAGAAGGTCGGGCGAGCGCACGTTTTGCAGACCTCTCTACGCTGCCTCCTGATCTGGAGGCGGTCCGAAACACCTACGATGTCGAAGATTTGGTAAGCGGTTATGTCACCTTCGCTGATGATATTACGTTGTCGGTTGAAAGTATGTGGCTGGCACCCCCGAAAGCAAGGGATAACGGTGTTGATGTGTGGGGAACGGAGGGTTTCGCTTCATTGTCGCCGTTTCGGTTATTGACGTGGCGGGACGGCGATTATGTAGATGTGACTGAGGATGTAGCGCCCGGCATCGCTGAGACATTCCAAGATAACCCTAGGGTACGAACCCGCACCGAAGCACTTCATTTTATCGATTGTGCACTCGGCAAAACGTCACCGCTCATCACGCCGAAGGAGATGTGGACAGATCAGGCTATTGTTGATGGTATATATGCCGGTGGACGATCATATTCATGAGCAATATCGTGTGAGATCCCATAAAAAATCGAATCAATATCGCAAAACATGGTATCAGTTTGCCCATGGCGGTAAAACTCTTTGATAGGGTCCCTGGTTAGAAAAAGAAGATACCCGTCGAGACTATGGTGAATCGCGAATCATTGCGTTAGGTCGAAGTAAAGGGAGGATCCTTCGCATTGTCTATACGCGGCGCAATTGGGTAATCCGAGTTATTTCAGCAAGAAAGGCGCATAAACGTGAAAGAACATCATACAAACACAGAAAACGAGGAACGGCTATCTACAATTCTCAACAGTGTCAGCGACGCCGTAATTGCCACGGATGAACAGGGATTGATAACATTTATGAATCCAGTCGCCGAAATCTTGACAGGTTGGGAAATGGAAGAAGGGTCTGGAAAGCACGTAACGGATATTCTCAATATTTATGTTGGAAACGCCGGGAATCTTATAAAAGACACGTCTTTGATAGAGGCACTCCAAAGGGGATCTGTTACCACCGAGGAATTATCTTCTGCTTCCGAGGTAGACTATAATACCCACCTCATTGCAAAATCTGGTCGAGAAATTCCTATTGACTATAACATCACACCCATCCAAGACGATAGAGAAGACCCCACGGGCATCGTTATAACTTTCCGCGATATCACCAAGTATAAAACGATGGAGGAGCAATTAAGCCAAACCGTCGGCGAGTTACGCCATCAAACCGAACTGATGAAAACCGTTTTTGATAGTATGTCTGATGGTATCGTCGTTCTCAGCTTAACGGGTGAAGTATTGTTTATCAATCCAAGTATACAACGAGTTTTCGGTTCGGAGCCCCTGGGTGCATTCCCCAGCAAATGGTCTGAAACGCACGGTGTTTTTTATCCTGACAAAGAAACACGCATGCCAATCGATCAGTTTCTATCCACAGAGATCTCCCGGGGTGAGGCAGTAAGGGATCAAGAACTTTTTGTACGCAATAAGGAACAGACAGAGGGAATTCACGTCATGGCTAGTGCCATTCCCTTATTTGGTGAGAATCAGGAGGTGGTAGCCTGTGTGTGCGTTATTCGCGACATCACAGCGGACAAAATAGCAGCGATACAGTTAGAACAAACGATGCAGAAGCTACAAAATCAGGTTCAACTGACGGATACCATTTTTAATAGTATGGGTGATGGGGTGATCGCTGCCGATACAAGTGGTAACTTTACAATTTTTAATCCAAGTGCCCAAAGGATTCTCGGAATCGGTCCAATCGATACAACCCCTGATAAATGGAGTGATAACTATGGTTTCTTTTTTACTGATAGAATCACCCCCTTTCCATCAGATGAACTTCCACTTGCACGTGCCCTTCAAGGTGAGGCATCAGACGAGGTAGAGATGTTTGTACGCAATCCGGAAGTGCCAGAAGGTGTTTTTATCAGCGTCAGTGGGAGACCGCTACAAAACGAAGGAAGTACTGGGAAAGGAGGCGTGGTCGTTTTCCGCGATGTGACGCATCGAGTGATTGCCGAAGAAGCATTGACGCAAGCGTTCGCACAAGGACGATTGGAAATTGTGGAGACCATCCTCCATAATATCGGCAACGCAATCAACAGCGTAACGGTCGGAATTAACGTGCTCCAAGAGAATTTAGTTGGTAATGAACTCATGGACCACTTCTTCGCATTTGCTGATGTGGTTAAAGCACATCAAGAGGATTGGGCTGATTACATCAAAGATGACCCGCAAGGACAGCAGGTACTCCCATTTATAATCGCGCTCGCTGCAGATTTTACCGATCAGAATAGAGAGGTGGTCGAGACGCTTGGGCGTGTCGGTGAAAGAGTAACGCATATCAATGATATCATCAGTACGCAAAAGTCCTCTAATCAGCCCAGTATGATGTGGAAAGAGATCAACCTTCAGAAAGCGATCTTAAGTGCGATGAAATTACAGCAAGATTCGATTGACAAAAGAGGCATCCAAGTAGATGTCAACTGCGAGAGCGCGCCCGAAGAGATTCGGATTCAAGAGAGTCAATTTAATCAGATGTTGGTGAATCTGGTCAAGAATTCGATTGAAGCCATTGATGAACTCGCTCGATCGGGTGGATTCAATGAAACCCCGCGTATCGCGGTCAAAGCGTATATCAGCGAGGATTTTCTCTGTCT from Candidatus Poribacteria bacterium harbors:
- a CDS encoding phytanoyl-CoA dioxygenase family protein gives rise to the protein MNQTTHTIALTEDQIDFHKTFGYTVLKQLFSADELATIHKEFNATMAEQYAHKPYDGTERHWTPMTDEETPFFASLMEDPRFLTVAKQLYGDDVLGIGTDANRYTGNTHWHRDTGTVHQYGVKFAFYLEPTDGNTGALRVIPSAHRLPNDDKFADGVRSLPLEQVPCTALASEPGDVVAFDLRMWHASYGGSNDRRMCTVVYYANPKNPDEIEALRRQGEGNAQAGVKAFNPKRQYLYSKRWMSNPQGSLTRQFWIDRLTEVGYFDAPGSVEA
- a CDS encoding PAS domain S-box protein; its protein translation is MKEHHTNTENEERLSTILNSVSDAVIATDEQGLITFMNPVAEILTGWEMEEGSGKHVTDILNIYVGNAGNLIKDTSLIEALQRGSVTTEELSSASEVDYNTHLIAKSGREIPIDYNITPIQDDREDPTGIVITFRDITKYKTMEEQLSQTVGELRHQTELMKTVFDSMSDGIVVLSLTGEVLFINPSIQRVFGSEPLGAFPSKWSETHGVFYPDKETRMPIDQFLSTEISRGEAVRDQELFVRNKEQTEGIHVMASAIPLFGENQEVVACVCVIRDITADKIAAIQLEQTMQKLQNQVQLTDTIFNSMGDGVIAADTSGNFTIFNPSAQRILGIGPIDTTPDKWSDNYGFFFTDRITPFPSDELPLARALQGEASDEVEMFVRNPEVPEGVFISVSGRPLQNEGSTGKGGVVVFRDVTHRVIAEEALTQAFAQGRLEIVETILHNIGNAINSVTVGINVLQENLVGNELMDHFFAFADVVKAHQEDWADYIKDDPQGQQVLPFIIALAADFTDQNREVVETLGRVGERVTHINDIISTQKSSNQPSMMWKEINLQKAILSAMKLQQDSIDKRGIQVDVNCESAPEEIRIQESQFNQMLVNLVKNSIEAIDELARSGGFNETPRIAVKAYISEDFLCLDVTDNGIGIAPENLKLIFSAGYTTKESGTGLGLHSSANFVIGSGGKIYPLSEGIGKGTTMRIMLRCSSVIP
- a CDS encoding Gfo/Idh/MocA family oxidoreductase, which gives rise to MNNVSHPLRVGVIGCGSFGRHAYSDNVVNHPDANLIAVCDIDEERAETVARELFDAHPQRPRAAAYTDYQEMFDQESLDVVMVGTMADVRPTVTIAALSSGAHVLAAKPMAPSLADAEAMLQAAEQGGRMLMVGYNFRFRKDAQAAHNFIRSGGLGTPRFARTWIHWGPHYIKSRSGGGSLASTGVHTLDLGVWFLGCPTLLSVEGRASARFADLSTLPPDLEAVRNTYDVEDLVSGYVTFADDITLSVESMWLAPPKARDNGVDVWGTEGFASLSPFRLLTWRDGDYVDVTEDVAPGIAETFQDNPRVRTRTEALHFIDCALGKTSPLITPKEMWTDQAIVDGIYAGGRSYS